In Arsenophonus sp. aPb, one DNA window encodes the following:
- a CDS encoding DNA-3-methyladenine glycosylase I, producing the protein MTPLRCHWVTADEEYIAYHDEEWGKAEKDSQRLFEMLCLEGQQAGLSWYTILKKRAGYRDCFYQFDPVVIAKMTQQDVDRLIQEPRIVRNRMKINAIITNAQAYLAMIQSGEDFSQFLWRFVDGKTQINHWQHQSEIPTHTIISKHLSLALKKRGFKFVGSTICYAFMQATGMVNDHLSNCICRQKKNE; encoded by the coding sequence ATGACACCACTACGTTGCCATTGGGTAACTGCCGATGAGGAATATATTGCCTATCATGATGAAGAGTGGGGAAAAGCAGAAAAAGATAGTCAAAGATTATTCGAAATGCTCTGCCTTGAAGGTCAACAAGCCGGTCTCTCTTGGTATACTATTTTGAAAAAACGTGCTGGCTATCGTGACTGTTTTTACCAATTTGATCCAGTTGTAATTGCCAAAATGACTCAGCAGGATGTCGATCGTCTAATACAAGAACCCCGTATCGTGCGTAATCGCATGAAAATCAATGCTATCATTACCAATGCCCAAGCTTACTTAGCGATGATCCAATCAGGTGAGGATTTTAGTCAATTTCTCTGGCGATTTGTCGATGGAAAAACACAAATCAATCATTGGCAACATCAAAGTGAAATACCTACTCATACTATTATTTCTAAACATCTTTCTCTTGCCTTAAAAAAACGTGGCTTTAAATTTGTTGGTAGCACCATCTGTTATGCATTTATGCAAGCAACCGGTATGGTTAACGACCATTTAAGCAATTGTATTTGTCGGCAGAAAAAAAACGAGTAA
- a CDS encoding valine--pyruvate transaminase gives MIHSQFGKKFSSSSSISLLMKDLNEGLRTPDVIMLGGGNPAHIPEMDQYFQQLLIDMAKSGQLNEALCNYDGPQGKDAMLQVLANTLNEQIGWNISAKNIALTNGSQSAFFYLFNILAGRCEQGIKRKVLFPLTPEYVGYADTGLDDDIFVANKPQIDILPNGQFKYRINFGSLKITDDIGVICVSRPTNPTGNVITDEEMMQLDALAKQHAIPLLIDSAYGIPFPGIIFNQATPIWNKNIILSMSLSKLGLPGCRCGIIIANETIISAISNMNGIISLSPGSIGPALMLAILKRNDLLRLSQTVIKPFYQQRVTETVKIIRRYIPESRCLIHKPEGAIFLWLWFKNLPINSQTLYSRLKKRGVLMVPGDYFFPGLNEYWPHAHQCMRMNYILPLEKIEQGIAILANEIEIAYQ, from the coding sequence ATGATACATTCACAATTTGGTAAAAAATTTTCCAGTTCATCAAGTATCTCTCTTTTAATGAAAGATCTAAATGAGGGCTTACGTACACCTGACGTCATTATGCTTGGAGGTGGTAACCCAGCACACATTCCTGAAATGGATCAATATTTTCAGCAATTATTAATAGATATGGCTAAAAGTGGCCAGCTCAATGAAGCATTATGCAACTATGATGGCCCACAAGGAAAAGATGCCATGCTGCAAGTATTAGCAAATACGTTAAATGAGCAAATTGGCTGGAATATTAGCGCTAAAAATATCGCATTAACTAATGGCAGTCAGAGTGCTTTTTTTTATCTATTTAATATCCTGGCAGGCCGTTGTGAACAAGGAATAAAACGGAAAGTTCTTTTCCCTTTAACTCCAGAATACGTTGGTTATGCCGATACTGGACTTGATGATGATATTTTTGTTGCCAATAAACCGCAAATTGACATCCTGCCTAATGGTCAATTTAAATATCGGATTAATTTTGGATCGCTGAAAATAACCGATGATATTGGTGTTATTTGCGTTTCCAGACCCACCAATCCAACTGGAAATGTCATTACCGATGAAGAAATGATGCAATTAGATGCTTTGGCCAAACAGCATGCTATTCCTCTTTTGATTGACAGTGCTTATGGTATTCCCTTTCCAGGTATTATTTTTAATCAAGCAACACCAATCTGGAATAAAAATATTATTCTATCTATGAGCCTATCCAAATTAGGATTACCTGGCTGTCGCTGCGGTATTATTATTGCAAACGAAACTATTATCAGCGCGATCAGTAACATGAATGGCATCATTAGTTTATCCCCTGGTAGTATAGGCCCAGCATTAATGCTAGCGATCCTTAAACGTAATGATCTATTGAGACTTTCACAAACTGTAATAAAACCTTTTTATCAACAACGTGTTACTGAAACCGTAAAAATTATTCGCCGTTATATACCAGAAAGTCGCTGCCTGATCCATAAACCCGAAGGCGCAATATTTCTATGGCTTTGGTTTAAAAATTTACCAATTAATAGTCAAACACTTTATTCACGTCTTAAAAAACGCGGTGTATTAATGGTGCCAGGAGATTATTTTTTCCCGGGACTTAATGAATATTGGCCTCATGCTCATCAATGTATGCGAATGAACTATATTCTACCACTGGAAAAAATAGAGCAAGGGATTGCGATTTTAGCAAATGAAATTGAAATTGCCTATCAATAG
- a CDS encoding YceK/YidQ family lipoprotein: MRRLIFVIYTICLNFFSCLILLSGCSSIMTHVGPHQGYYSGTKADTRILKDSDTGWVIKPLAMIDLPFSALLDTVLLPYDYFQVDKVVSLPSPKERVQDWEKDQVANTPQQIPAKN; encoded by the coding sequence ATGAGAAGATTAATCTTCGTTATCTATACCATCTGTTTAAATTTTTTCAGCTGCTTGATACTGTTAAGCGGCTGCTCAAGTATTATGACCCATGTTGGTCCTCATCAAGGTTACTATTCCGGCACCAAAGCCGATACTCGAATACTTAAAGATAGCGATACCGGCTGGGTGATAAAACCCCTTGCCATGATTGATTTACCTTTTTCTGCGCTACTTGATACTGTTTTACTACCATATGATTATTTTCAGGTTGACAAAGTTGTATCGCTCCCCTCCCCAAAAGAACGCGTTCAAGATTGGGAAAAAGATCAAGTCGCAAATACCCCTCAGCAAATACCAGCCAAAAATTAA